In the genome of Candidatus Methylomirabilota bacterium, the window TTTGCCCTGCAGAACGCCCAGGCGGTCACGATCCGGTTCCTCTTCTGGCAGCTCGAGTCCTCCATGGCCATCCTCGCGCTCGCCTTCACGGCGGCGGGCGCGCTGATTGCGGAACTGCTCAGGTTGACGAATCGCCTGCTGCGCTGGAAGCGCGGGCGTCCGTGAACGGTCCCGGGGACTCTCGCCCGAGGCTTCGCGTCTGGG includes:
- a CDS encoding LapA family protein, which translates into the protein MLYLIVLTVVLLFVVIFALQNAQAVTIRFLFWQLESSMAILALAFTAAGALIAELLRLTNRLLRWKRGRP